The following proteins are encoded in a genomic region of Hyla sarda isolate aHylSar1 chromosome 3, aHylSar1.hap1, whole genome shotgun sequence:
- the LOC130361426 gene encoding uncharacterized protein LOC130361426 isoform X2 — protein sequence MPVNLKNFEKLDTYAAQVAKPNTVEELVKSLLKMARTDLEKVRAIWMWICHHIEYDLEALEDKSKWCGDPNQILLTGKGACEGYASLFENMCRLAGIKCLKIGGYSKGHSYDLGQTFSDETNHAWNAVYLNKKWHLLDSTWGAGHADSNSSKFNFRYNEFYFLTHPALFIEDHFPDNQNWQLLQVPLSLKQFEGNIRHKSSFYNAGLIASYPETLQVETVNGKAKFSIEGHFPALFSFTLNKTEKPGLLTLTKHGMQLEVYPQATGRHRLELFTKLYDSTKETYESIVEYIICCGSVDPVFKIPRELDVVVGPSWLTDKKGFLQLTCRDPVINTPDGRCTIGFTLAKRNVVIATLHSDLIKPGDERRYVLQTLRGNRVEFKIHLPQQGHYALKIHNSTGQGKFECFCNYLIVCTNPDVAWPPFPKKLQNPVGPTALMEKKGLLQPSCRDPIIYSSDGYSIISFTLKDNIKILTALLSDDPSLNDCGGKRNVTQVQRGQHLELQVRLPQTGSYVLQIFADSKTSPPTFEYICNYLICCSGIDTSSSEAPVIPHIPVGSSNTTDKKGFIQPSQLGQVIDSPDGRCSLNFSLDRDMNCLATLHSDDNKWNSQMERRYILQTQRQRQVEFYVQLPKSGSYELRVYADNKFQPGNYEFVCSYLISCSNPKVEWPPFPNILQNPVGPTPSLEKKGLLQPSQTKPIIHSNDGRCSLSFTLKKEMGIFARLQSEDVLLTEEGERRHVLQVQRQNIVEFHIQLPQAGMYVLKIYTESEQGSFRFACNYLISCVTTQVKWPLLPVELCNPVGPSYLSDKKGLLRPSHLDPTIHTDDGRCCISFALDEKIEVMATLHSDDITSEEARRRFIFQAEKEGRVEFEIQLPKAGNYVLKVCTKKKTDLSNVYDYACNYLLCCSNTKIRWSFFPMRYSAWNVNYELLEPRTGILPANSEVQFRIKAKGLAAVVIKGKNVWPLTLSRDGFWEGVCSTAGSKDIQVLMTNNLNKNYALVLSYQVKGAVHQRLIESSYSS from the exons GTGGCTAAACCAAATACAGTTGAAGAGTTGGTAAAATCACTGCTAAAGATGGCACGAACTGACCTGGAGAAAGTCCGTGCCATCTGGATGTGGATCTGTCACCACATAG AGTATGACTTAGAGGCTCTGGAAGATAAGTCAAAGTGGTGTGGTGACCCCAATCAGATACTGCTCACAGGGAAAGGAGCGTGTGAGGGATACGCAAGCTTGTTTGAAAACATGTGCAG ACTTGCTGGCATCAAGTGCCTAAAAATTGGTGGCTATTCTAAGGGTCACAGCTATGATTTGGGCCAGACATTCTCTGACGAGACAAACCATGCCTGGAATGCGGTTTATCTAAACAAGAAATGGCATCTTCTGGACTCTACATGGGGAGCCGGACATGCAGACAGCAATAGTAGCAAGTTTAACTTTAG atACAATGAATTTTATTTTCTGACGCATCCAGCCTTATTTATAGAAGATCATTTCCCTGATAACCAGAACTGGCAACTATTACAAGTCCCACTCTCACTTAAACAGTTTGAAGGGAACATACGGCACAAGAGCAGCTTCTATAATGCCGGGCTGATAGCATCCTATCCAGAGACTCTCCAGGTGGAAACAG TTAATGGAAAGGCCAAATTTTCAATCGAGGGACATTTCCCTGCTCTTTTTTCTTTCACTCTAAATAAAACGGAGAAGCCTGGTCTTCTGACCCTAACTAAACATGGAATGCAGCTGGAGGTGTATCCACAAGCAACTGGCAGACACCGTCTGGAACTTTTTACCAAACTTTATGATAGCACAAAGGAAACATATGAAAGCATTGTGGAATATATAATCTGCTGTGGATCTGTAGATCCTGTGTTCAAGATCCCCAGGGAATTAGATGTTGTGGTTGGCCCAAGTTGGCTGACAGACAAGAAGGGGTTTCTGCAGCTTACATGCCGTGACCCAGTGATTAACACCCCGGATGGACGCTGTACTATCGGTTTCACACTAGCCAAACGAAATGTTGTAATAGCAACTTTGCATAGTGATCTCATCAAACCTGGAGATGAGAGGAGATATGTCTTGCAAACCCTCCGAGGCAACAGAGTGGAGTTTAAGATCCATTTACCTCAACAAGGCCACTATGCCTTAAAGATACATAATTCAACTGGCCAAGGAAAGTTTGAGTGTTTTTGCAATTATCTTATTGTGTGTACAAATCCTGATGTTGCATGGCCACCATTCCCGAAAAAGCTGCAAAACCCTGTTGGGCCAACTGCCCTAATGGAAAAGAAAGGCCTTCTGCAACCATCTTGTCGTGATCCTATCATTTATTCTTCAGATGGATATTCCATTATTTCATTCACATTAAAAGATAACATAAAAATTCTGACAGCACTTCTGAGCGATGATCCATCTCTAAATGACTGTGGGGGGAAGCGCAATGTGACACAAgtgcaaagagggcagcacttagAACTACAAGTCCGTCTACCTCAAACAGGATCTTACGTTCTTCAGATATTTGCTGACAGTAAAACCTCTCCCCCTACCTTTGAATATATCTGTAATTACTTGATTTGCTGTTCTGGTATAGATACCTCCAGCTCTGAGGCACCTGTCATACCGCACATACCAGTGGGTTCAAGCAATACAACAGATAAAAAAGGTTTCATCCAGCCATCACAGTTAGGACAAGTAATTGATAGCCCAGATGGACGTTGCTCTCTAAATTTTTCCTTGGATAGGGATATGAACTGTTTGGCTACATTACATTCAGACGATAACAAGTGGAACAGCCAAATGGAAAGAAGATACATTCTGCAAACTCAAAGACAGCGGCAGGTGGAGTTCTACGTCCAGCTCCCAAAAAGTGGCTCATACGAATTAAGAGTCTATGCAGATAATAAATTTCAGCCAGGAAACTACGAGTTTGTATGCAGTTATCTCATTTCATGTTCAAACCCAAAGGTAGAATGGCCACCATTCCCCAACATATTGCAAAACCCAGTTGGGCCCACACCATCATTAGAGAAAAAAGGCCTTTTGCAACCATCCCAAACAAAACCAATAATCCACTCAAATGATGGTCGGTGCTCTCTATCTTTTACACTCAAGAAAGAGATGGGGATATTTGCCAGGCTACAGTCTGAAGATGTGCTATTGACTGAAGAAGGTGAAAGGAGACATGTTCTACAAGTCCAGAGACAAAACATTGTGGAGTTTCATATACAGCTGCCTCAGGCAGGCATGTACGTTCTGAAGATTTACACAGAGTCTGAGCAGGGCAGCTTTAGGTTTGCCTGTAACTATCTGATTTCTTGTGTTACTACTCAAGTGAAATGGCCTTTGCTACCAGTTGAGTTATGCAACCCTGTTGGGCCTAGTTATCTCTCTGATAAAAAAGGACTTCTCCGTCCATCTCATCTGGACCCAACGATTCATACAGATGATGGCCGCTGCTGTATTAGCTTTGCCTTGGATGAAAAGATTGAAGTTATGGCTACCCTCCATTCTGATGATATCACATCGGAGGAGGCAAGAAGGAGGTTCATTTTCCAAGCAGAAAAGGAAGGCCGGGTTGAATTTGAAATCCAACTTCCTAAAGCCGGTAACTATGTGCTGAAGGTCTGCACCAAAAAGAAGACAGACCTAAGCAACGTTTACGACTATGCCTGCAATTACCTCTTATGTTGTTCCAATACAAAAATACGGTGGTCATTTTTTCCAATGAGATATAGTGCATGGAATGTGAATTATGAACTCCTGGAACCACGGACTGGTATCCTGCCAGCCAACAGCGAGGTACAGTTCAGGATTAAGGCCAAAGGCCTGGCAGCAGTGGTCATCAAAGGCAAGAACGTTTGGCCTCTGACATTAAGTCGAGATGGATTTTGGGAAGGAGTCTGTAGCACAGCTGGAAGCAAGGACATACAAGTGCTAATGACAAATAATCTGAACAAGAATTATGCTCTAGTACTTAGTTATCAGGTGAAGGGTGCAGTTCATCAGCGTTTAATAGAAAGCTCATATTCCTCTTAG